In Muribaculum gordoncarteri, the genomic window TCGAGTTCGCTACATCGGAATGTCGCTACAAGGGCGACTGCCTCGGCACATGCCCCAAATGCGAAGCCGAAGTCCGCTACTTGGAGCAGCAGCTCCGCGCCCGCTCCCTTGCCGGGAAAGCCGTTGCCATTGCCGGAATCTCAGCAGGGATGATTATCATGTCGGGGTGCAGCGGCACATCATCATCGAATCAGTCAAACGAAACATTGCAGGGCGAACCGATCGAAATAGCTGATACATTGGATTTCGAGGGCGAAATTGATGAGGAATGCTTATTATCCAAAACCAGAGATACAATTTTCAATTCTGCAATCGAAGTTTCAGGTATCAAAGAAGGTGAGATAAGCCATGATCCTAATGAAGTAGTAACACAAGGTGAAATGCCGGAAGAGCGGCCGAAAAATCCGGATGAAAGTGGAATTTACAGTTGTGTTGAACAGCTGCCACAATTTCCGGGAGGTCCCGCTGAAATGTTACGTTTCATAGGTCAACATTTGAAATATCCCGAAGAGCAATTAATGGAGGAGATTCAAGGTCGTGTGGTAGTACAGTTCTATGTTGACACATTAGGTCGTGTTTGTGAGCCGAAAATAGTACGAGATAAAGATTCTGCTCTTGACCGTGAGGCTTTACGGGTAGTAAGATTATTCCCTAATTTTACTCCCGGCATTATTAATGGCAAAAAAGTCAACACATATTTTACTCTTCCCATTACATTCAAATTACCCCCAGATTGATTATGGCACGAGGAAAGCAGACCTGCAAGATACTGAAAGAGATACGCCGACAGATTGCCGAGGCTAACGGCATTGAGTTCGTGACATCAGAATGTCGCTATAAGGGCGACTGCCTCGGTACGTGCCCCAAATGTGAGTCCGAGGTTCGCTACCTTGAGCAACAACTCCGCGCCCGCTCACTTGCCGGGAAAGCCGTAGCCCTTGCCGGAATATCGGCGGCTTCCATCGCCATGCTCATGCCGATGACCTCTGAGGCCCAGAACGTGCAAGAACCGCAGAACATTTTGAAAGGGAACATACCGGCAATGACAGATACAATAACCGTCAAAGGCATTGTGCTGAGTGGCGACACGTTGCCCGACGGTACTATTTCAAAAGAGCCATTAATCGGAGCGACTATTTCAAATAGACGCACTGCGTTAGGTGCCATATCCGATTTAGATGGTCATTTCGGATTACCGGTCTGCATCGGCGATACATTGAAAGTGGAATATGTCGGTTATGAACCGCAGACGATTGTCGTAACCGAGAATATGAGAACCGTAGAAATCACACTTACTCCGGATTATAATGCGTTACCGGGCGAATTTGTTTTTGGTGGTGCTATTTCAGTTAAAAGGGAGGAAAATCATTATCTTGACCTCAATGTGAAAGATGAGTATGGCAATCTGATGGAAAGAGATAAATTGGATATTTCGAGAATTTGGATTGATGAGGACGGAGAGGAAGATTACGAATATCTTTCACCGGAATACCTTGACGAGAAACATTCATGCCGTATTTATTGGGATTATGACTATGGATTGCAAGACGAAGATGGCAAGCCGCTGAAAGAAGCTACTCTCCGCATCGAGGCAGAGGGTTACGATGACCCGGTAACAATCAAGGTCAAATATCCCAAACGCAACGCCAAGAAAACCATCAAGTTCAAACATAGAAAGCAGAAATAGTGATGAAGATATATTTAGGGATACTCAGTTAATTGCCAACTAATTGTTTGCCAAAGTCGTAGATATTTTGTAACTTTACAATGAACCCCCGATGGACCCATCACGGGCTTATTCGGGGGTAATTCTTAAAATAATTGTACGTGAAGTTACGAAAAATATCCGAGATTACGGCCACGTTGCCGTTTACCGAGTTCGATTTCATGCAAAAATATCGCGAGAGTTTTGCCGTAAGCGAGCTCGGGCGCATCCATGCGCAATTGCCATTGAAAGAACTGGCAGAGAAAATCCGTTCGCATTTTCCCAAAACGCATCCTCAGGGCAACACTCCGATGTTCCCGCCGGAGGGAGAGGTGGCGCTGATGTTTCTCAAGCCATATACCGGACAGTCGGATGACGGCCTGATCGAGATGCTCAACGGCAGTATACACATACAGATGTTCTGCGGGGTGCTCATAGATCCGGCCAACCCCATAAAGAACGGCAAGATAGTCAGTGCTATCCGTCAGCGTATAGCCGGAGCTCTTGATATCAAAGAACTACAGAAATTGCTGTATGACAAGTGGGGCGGTTTGTTAAAAGACAAGAACCTGTGCCTGACCGACGCCACCTGTTACGAGAGCCATCTGCGATTCCCGACAGATGTAAAGCTGTTGTGGGAATGCTGCGAGTGGATTCAATCACTTATAAAAAAGACCTGCAAGGCGTTGAAGGAACGGTTGCCACGCAACAAGTATCGTGATATTGACCGCGACAGACTCACCTATGCCAAGCATCGCAAGCACACCAGGGCGGCAACCGCCAAACTCCGCCGTCGATTGCTCGGCCTGCTTTCCAAACAGATAGGTCAATGGAACAGAATCTGCAAGATACACACCGTTGACATCACGCTCACCGCAGAGCAAAGCAAGCGTCTCAGTGCATTAAAAGAGGTGTATCGCCAGCAGAGCGCACTTGCTCAGAAAAAGGAGGTGAAACACCGTATCGTCAGCATAGACCGTCCGTACATCCGTCCTATTGTCAGAGGCAAGGAGAACAAGCGAGTGGAGTTCGGAGTCAAGGTCAACAACATCCAGATTGACGGAATTTCATTCATCGAACACCATTCCTTCGAAGCCTTCAACGAGGGCGTGAGATTACAGGAGTGTATTGAATATCAACAGGAACTGACCGGTATCAAAGTGACCAGGGTAGGGGCAGACACCATCTATGCCAACAACGACAACCGGCGGTATTGCACCGAAAACGGCATGACGACCTGTTTTGTCCGCAAAGGCCCGAAGCCCAAGGATGAAGATGCTGACATAAGCACAGCCCGACGAATAATCGGGACACTGCGCTCTACCGCCATGGAGGGCAGTTTCGGTAATCAGAAACAACACTACAGCGTTGGCCGGATAGCGGCACGCAACTCCCGCAGCGAAACCCTGCTGCTCTTTTTCGGCATCCACATGGCAAACGCCGCAACACTTGCCGCCCGACAACTCGCCATCGAAGAAAAAGAGAAGCAGTTACAAAAACAGCGAGCGTGAAAAATCATACTGTCATCTCATCTCCGAAGCACATCGGAGGCGAATCAGTGTATCCCTATTTGTCCGAAATGTCATATTTTATCGCCGAGAATTGAAAATTTGCCCTCATAATCAAAACAGCACCGCCATAGGGCGACCACGCTCCATTTTCAGCTTGATAAATCAAGCCATTAACTGAATATCCCTATTTATTGATAATAATGTCAGCCTTAATTTCTTCTTGCTCTTATCGCAGTGATAATATTTCCGATAAAGGCGAGTGGGTAAGCGTGCCTGTCGATAGTTTTGCAGAAGGTTACAATAATATTGGCGGACAGGTTTATTGGGGATATATAGTCGGAACGGATTTCACTGAAAAAGAGAATGTCGGCGCGGATAGTGAAACATTCCGTGTGTGCAAAGGCTCGGAGTACGCCAAAGACAAGTATCATGTATATTATCCGCAAAATGAGGTATGCTTTGACGGCTTAGATTGCGCTGGAACTGTCGCAGAGGAGATAGTGCTTAGAGGTGCAAAACCGTCACAATTCAAATATATTGGCAATGGCTATGCTGTTTCCGGAAACAAGATGTTTCACGACGGCGAAGTGATTGAATGGAATGACAGTATCGCAAATCTCAATTTATAGCCGCTATGTCCGATTCTCTCCGATATAAGATAGTGCTGTGGATGGTGTGGGTGCAGATCGCGCTCCTACCTGTTGTCATCTTGATGATAAACGTGACGAATAGCGGCGTGATGTGGCGATGGAATTTAATCAACAACCTTTTAGTTGTAGGTTATATTCTCGGTCTGCTCGTCCTACCTGTCAGCCGAGGTCTTGAAAAACCGAAATTTCTGAAATGGTGGTTGAGAATAGATTCCTGGTTTTCGATCATTCCCGCCATTCTTATATTGCCGCTGTTATTTTACTGTGGCCGACATTTTATTGTGGCTGAAGATGGCGATTATGTGCTTTATGAAAGTAGAGGTGTTATGATGGCTAGATTAGGCAAAAAAGAGGGTCTGTTCATTCGCGAACTGTCACATAGCATCAGACTGTATGATTATGGAAACAGAAAAGTCGACTGTTTCAAAGTCGACACACTGAAAGGTTGCATGTATGGACTGGAGTACGGGGCATCGCCTACCGCATGGGTTATTCCTATTGATTCTGCACGTTATCATCGTCATGCCAGTGACATATCGGTTCTCATTGACAGTCTGTATCAAGTCCAGCCGTTGTTGTCGCAAAAATATTACGGTACATTTGTTTTCCCAGACAACTTCGTTGAAATTAATTACGAAGGAGGAGAAATAGTGTATGAAGATTCCATAACTTATAATATTGATTTTCTTGGAAAAGATAGTTTGAGTGTGACGATTTTTAATAACGACTTTACCCAGTTGTCATTCCCTAAAAATGCTATTGGCAATCTCTCACCGCAAGAAGTCAGAACTTTCATAGAGGTACTGAAAGGAGGCCAACGATGAAAACATGGATTAATACAATCAACAAGATTATAAAAATAGATATCGGTGAAAGAATAGTGATATGAAACCGGTATATCGTATATTTTGGATAATGCTGATTGTGATAGCAAGTGCTGCTGTTGCATCCGCCCAAGCTGTTTTCTCAGTAGAGCAAATAAGCTACGTTGAATATGCCAATGCTGAAAAGGAGTTTTCATGCTATAATGTAATTCCGACAGACTCCATTGCCGACAACGAAATCGTAAGTATGGTGTTAAAAGAATCGCAGGCTAAGTTTGAACGGATTGATTCTGTCATCCGACAAGAAATATATTACGTGATAGAAGCAGACGGGGTTGGGTTTAACAAACAACGGTTATTATATCTTCCGGAATTGAAGTTGTATGGTTTTGTAATCCCGGACAGTCCGCATGACGATTCTATATGGTGGTTTGACTCCGAGAGTGGAAAGTATATATGTAGTGCGGCCTATCCAACAGTTATAAACGCCAACGGGATGTATGTATCGCAGATCGGCTATGATTGCGATTGGCCGTTAGATTTGAGATTTTTTCGCCGAGAAGGAAATGACTTTTATGAATTTGAGTCATATAAGAGCACTCAATATAATGGTGAACCACTATACTGTCAGGCAGAAGAGTCCGGGCTTCGCACTATCTTCTGGCATGACAATAATACGTTGTATCTGAAAACCATCGACCATAACCGTCAAGAATCGGTATACCTAAAAATCAAGGTTCAGCAGTCTGTCAGGGATATGCTTGAAAATATGATGCCGAATGATGCTGTCAGACCTGCTCCGAAAAAGTCAATCAGGAATCAAGAGAAAGGAGGCAAGCGATGAAACTGATATACAAAGCAAAATGGCCGATTGTCATATTATTTGCAATCACATTCGTGGCTTCTTTTGCAGTTCTTTTTGTAGGAGAAACAGCAGTTGTCAAC contains:
- a CDS encoding TonB family protein, with protein sequence MARGKQTCKILKEIRRQIAEANGIEFATSECRYKGDCLGTCPKCEAEVRYLEQQLRARSLAGKAVAIAGISAGMIIMSGCSGTSSSNQSNETLQGEPIEIADTLDFEGEIDEECLLSKTRDTIFNSAIEVSGIKEGEISHDPNEVVTQGEMPEERPKNPDESGIYSCVEQLPQFPGGPAEMLRFIGQHLKYPEEQLMEEIQGRVVVQFYVDTLGRVCEPKIVRDKDSALDREALRVVRLFPNFTPGIINGKKVNTYFTLPITFKLPPD
- a CDS encoding carboxypeptidase-like regulatory domain-containing protein; this encodes MARGKQTCKILKEIRRQIAEANGIEFVTSECRYKGDCLGTCPKCESEVRYLEQQLRARSLAGKAVALAGISAASIAMLMPMTSEAQNVQEPQNILKGNIPAMTDTITVKGIVLSGDTLPDGTISKEPLIGATISNRRTALGAISDLDGHFGLPVCIGDTLKVEYVGYEPQTIVVTENMRTVEITLTPDYNALPGEFVFGGAISVKREENHYLDLNVKDEYGNLMERDKLDISRIWIDEDGEEDYEYLSPEYLDEKHSCRIYWDYDYGLQDEDGKPLKEATLRIEAEGYDDPVTIKVKYPKRNAKKTIKFKHRKQK
- a CDS encoding DDE transposase, with translation MKLRKISEITATLPFTEFDFMQKYRESFAVSELGRIHAQLPLKELAEKIRSHFPKTHPQGNTPMFPPEGEVALMFLKPYTGQSDDGLIEMLNGSIHIQMFCGVLIDPANPIKNGKIVSAIRQRIAGALDIKELQKLLYDKWGGLLKDKNLCLTDATCYESHLRFPTDVKLLWECCEWIQSLIKKTCKALKERLPRNKYRDIDRDRLTYAKHRKHTRAATAKLRRRLLGLLSKQIGQWNRICKIHTVDITLTAEQSKRLSALKEVYRQQSALAQKKEVKHRIVSIDRPYIRPIVRGKENKRVEFGVKVNNIQIDGISFIEHHSFEAFNEGVRLQECIEYQQELTGIKVTRVGADTIYANNDNRRYCTENGMTTCFVRKGPKPKDEDADISTARRIIGTLRSTAMEGSFGNQKQHYSVGRIAARNSRSETLLLFFGIHMANAATLAARQLAIEEKEKQLQKQRA
- a CDS encoding DKNYY domain-containing protein, producing the protein MSALISSCSYRSDNISDKGEWVSVPVDSFAEGYNNIGGQVYWGYIVGTDFTEKENVGADSETFRVCKGSEYAKDKYHVYYPQNEVCFDGLDCAGTVAEEIVLRGAKPSQFKYIGNGYAVSGNKMFHDGEVIEWNDSIANLNL